A genome region from Heterodontus francisci isolate sHetFra1 unplaced genomic scaffold, sHetFra1.hap1 HAP1_SCAFFOLD_764, whole genome shotgun sequence includes the following:
- the LOC137359972 gene encoding putative uncharacterized protein FLJ46204, whose protein sequence is SHTHTHSDTHTHSDTHTHSHRHSPTHTHSDTHTHTQIHTHTLRNTHTHSETHT, encoded by the exons tcacatacccacactcactcagatacacacactcactcagatacacacacacattctcacagacactcacctacccacaca cactcagatacacacacacacactcagatacacacacacacactcagaaacacacacacacactcagaaacacacaca